In the Leptotrichia sp. oral taxon 212 genome, one interval contains:
- the mscL gene encoding large-conductance mechanosensitive channel protein MscL, translating to MFKEFKDFISKGNVMDLAVGVIIGAAFGKIVTSLVEDMIMPVLGIILGKINFTGLKLVITPASGDAPEVAILYGSFIQNVVNFLIMAFVIFLMVKLVNKLKKPVKEEAPAVEVPTKEEALLAEIRDILRNK from the coding sequence ATGTTTAAAGAATTTAAGGATTTTATTTCTAAAGGAAATGTCATGGATCTTGCAGTCGGAGTTATTATAGGGGCTGCGTTCGGTAAAATAGTAACTTCACTTGTTGAAGATATGATAATGCCTGTTTTAGGAATTATATTGGGAAAAATTAATTTTACAGGATTAAAACTTGTTATTACACCTGCTTCCGGTGATGCACCTGAAGTTGCTATATTATATGGTAGTTTCATTCAGAATGTAGTAAATTTCTTAATAATGGCTTTTGTTATTTTCTTAATGGTAAAATTAGTTAATAAACTTAAAAAACCTGTAAAAGAAGAAGCACCCGCTGTAGAAGTTCCTACAAAAGAAGAAGCTTTACTGGCTGAAATAAGAGACATCTTAAGAAATAAGTAG
- a CDS encoding ThiF family adenylyltransferase, with the protein MEQIFSRFAMLVGEEGIEKLKKSSVIVFGVGGVGSYVVESLARSGIGKITMVDFDEISESNINRQIHALKSTVGKSKIEVMKERILDINPECEVILKKKFVFENVSEIFEEDGKTYNFAVDAIDVIYSKVTIIEYCMKNNIKIISSMGFGNKMHPEKIEIDTIEHTSVCPMARAMRRILKKKGIKGLVAVYSREIPLKPDKSDLYVSEEPTEFRENNELPNKITPGSNAFVPGTAGLVISAYVIRKLIGVE; encoded by the coding sequence ATGGAACAAATTTTTTCAAGATTTGCCATGCTGGTAGGCGAAGAAGGAATAGAAAAACTGAAAAAATCAAGTGTAATTGTTTTTGGAGTAGGTGGAGTAGGCTCATATGTGGTAGAATCTCTTGCAAGATCAGGAATAGGAAAAATAACTATGGTGGATTTTGACGAGATTTCAGAGTCTAACATTAACAGGCAGATTCATGCGTTGAAAAGTACAGTTGGAAAATCAAAGATAGAAGTAATGAAGGAAAGAATTTTAGATATAAATCCTGAATGTGAAGTTATACTGAAAAAGAAATTTGTCTTTGAAAATGTTTCTGAAATTTTTGAAGAAGATGGTAAGACATATAATTTTGCTGTTGATGCCATAGATGTTATTTATAGTAAAGTAACGATTATTGAATATTGCATGAAAAATAATATAAAAATAATATCATCAATGGGATTTGGAAATAAGATGCATCCTGAAAAAATAGAAATAGACACTATAGAGCATACCTCTGTCTGTCCTATGGCAAGGGCTATGAGACGTATTTTAAAGAAAAAGGGAATCAAAGGACTTGTAGCTGTTTATTCGCGAGAAATACCACTAAAACCTGATAAATCTGATTTGTATGTCAGTGAAGAACCTACAGAATTTAGGGAAAATAATGAACTGCCAAATAAAATTACTCCCGGAAGCAATGCTTTTGTACCGGGAACTGCAGGACTTGTAATATCTGCCTATGTAATAAGAAAACTTATAGGAGTGGAGTAA
- a CDS encoding aminoacyl-histidine dipeptidase: MRKLENLKPERVFYYFEEISKIPRNSYEEKEISDYLLNFGKEHGLECYRDDVYNVILRKKASTGYENSPKIVLQGHTDMVCEKTEDSTHDFKKDPINLIVDGKYLKADKTTLGADNGIAVAMMLAVAEDDKLEHGPIEFLFTTSEEIDLGGAMALKPGILQGDMLINLDSEEEGILTAGSAGGENIDVILPVKKVSSDVNFSYKIKLQGFFGGHSGSEIHKNRKNSNKVLNEILALLNEKADIYLVSVSGGGKDNAIPRTAEAVISSKEDIKSVIDAVVKEIKEKYIKDEPQTEILVEKVDKISETMDKESTDKYINILEEIPTGVYSFMKEYPEIVEASDNLAIVKTGEDNIRIITSMRSSEPHVLEELKRKIVVIAEKYNASYEFSAKYPEWRYRSESVLREKAVEAWKELTGKDMVVQVIHAGLECGAIMQQYPDMDFISIGPDMQDVHTPEEKLDIVSTEKIYNYIIKLLKNLK; encoded by the coding sequence GTGAGAAAATTGGAAAATTTAAAGCCTGAAAGAGTTTTTTACTATTTTGAGGAAATATCTAAAATACCTAGAAATTCTTATGAAGAAAAGGAAATAAGCGATTATCTGCTGAATTTTGGAAAAGAACATGGACTCGAATGTTATCGTGATGATGTTTATAATGTTATTTTAAGAAAAAAGGCAAGCACAGGTTATGAAAATTCACCTAAGATTGTTCTACAGGGACATACTGACATGGTATGTGAAAAGACAGAAGACAGTACTCATGACTTTAAGAAGGATCCTATAAACCTGATAGTAGATGGAAAATATCTGAAAGCAGATAAAACAACACTTGGTGCAGATAATGGAATAGCTGTGGCAATGATGCTTGCTGTAGCTGAAGATGACAAGCTTGAGCATGGTCCGATAGAATTTCTGTTTACTACTTCGGAAGAAATAGATTTAGGAGGGGCAATGGCTCTGAAACCTGGAATATTGCAGGGAGATATGCTTATAAATCTTGATTCTGAAGAAGAAGGAATACTTACTGCAGGTTCTGCAGGTGGTGAAAATATTGATGTAATACTGCCTGTTAAAAAAGTAAGTTCAGATGTAAATTTTAGTTATAAAATTAAATTACAGGGATTTTTTGGAGGGCATTCAGGTTCAGAAATTCATAAAAACAGAAAAAATTCAAATAAGGTATTAAATGAAATTTTAGCTCTTTTAAATGAAAAAGCTGATATTTATCTAGTTTCAGTATCTGGAGGGGGAAAGGACAATGCGATTCCAAGAACTGCAGAAGCTGTAATTTCTTCCAAGGAAGATATAAAAAGTGTAATAGACGCAGTAGTAAAGGAAATAAAGGAAAAATACATAAAAGATGAACCTCAGACTGAAATACTGGTTGAAAAAGTTGATAAAATAAGCGAAACAATGGATAAGGAATCTACAGACAAGTATATTAATATACTTGAAGAAATTCCAACAGGAGTATACAGCTTTATGAAGGAATATCCTGAAATTGTTGAGGCTTCTGATAATCTGGCAATAGTAAAAACAGGAGAGGATAACATAAGAATTATAACTTCAATGAGAAGTTCGGAACCTCATGTTCTGGAAGAGCTTAAAAGGAAAATAGTTGTAATTGCTGAAAAATACAATGCAAGTTATGAATTTTCGGCAAAATATCCTGAATGGAGATACAGATCTGAATCTGTTCTGAGGGAGAAAGCGGTAGAGGCATGGAAAGAACTTACAGGAAAAGATATGGTAGTTCAGGTAATTCATGCAGGACTTGAATGTGGTGCCATCATGCAGCAATATCCTGACATGGACTTTATAAGCATAGGCCCTGACATGCAGGATGTTCATACTCCTGAAGAAAAGCTTGATATAGTTTCTACAGAAAAAATTTATAATTATATAATTAAGCTATTGAAAAATTTGAAATAG
- a CDS encoding N-acetylmuramoyl-L-alanine amidase: protein MKKKLTRMLLLLALMSFTANNTYSYNALGKILKPKSEEETSNRGNSNGSDKGYDKKTISNSAGSIVLDSQYDSVGQNYRERFIILHYTALNREKSLTALTKNQVSAHFLVSDDKSDPVFALVPEGKRAWHAGDSEWKTTKNLNDSSLGIEIVNDGDVSGQFVPYKSFQIKNIAVLVKYLAEKYEIPPENILAHSDIAPQRKSDPGPLFPWKELYTKYNIGIWYDEVTKRSYENQYSSGLSNISVSEMQKELKKFGYSINITDQWDKQAKNVVRVFQHRFRPSKYDGVMDVETYAILKALNEKYNRK from the coding sequence ATGAAAAAAAAATTGACTAGGATGTTATTACTGCTGGCATTAATGTCTTTTACAGCAAATAACACTTATTCGTATAATGCACTCGGAAAAATCTTAAAACCAAAATCTGAAGAAGAAACAAGTAATAGAGGTAATTCCAATGGCTCTGATAAAGGTTATGATAAAAAGACGATAAGTAATTCTGCCGGAAGTATAGTGCTTGATTCACAATACGATTCTGTCGGACAGAATTACAGAGAAAGATTTATAATACTGCACTATACGGCTTTAAACAGGGAAAAATCACTGACAGCTCTTACAAAAAACCAGGTAAGTGCACATTTTCTTGTGTCAGATGATAAAAGTGATCCAGTTTTTGCACTGGTTCCTGAGGGTAAGAGAGCATGGCATGCAGGTGACAGCGAATGGAAAACTACAAAAAATTTGAATGATAGTTCACTTGGGATAGAAATAGTAAATGATGGAGATGTTTCAGGACAATTTGTTCCATACAAAAGCTTTCAGATAAAAAACATAGCAGTTCTTGTAAAATACCTTGCTGAAAAATATGAAATTCCACCTGAAAATATATTGGCACATTCAGATATAGCTCCTCAGAGAAAATCTGACCCGGGGCCATTATTTCCATGGAAAGAATTATATACTAAGTATAACATAGGAATATGGTATGATGAGGTAACTAAGAGATCTTATGAAAATCAGTATTCATCTGGATTAAGCAATATATCTGTGTCAGAAATGCAGAAAGAACTCAAAAAATTTGGTTACTCAATAAATATAACTGACCAATGGGACAAACAGGCTAAAAATGTTGTAAGGGTTTTTCAGCATCGTTTCAGACCTTCAAAATATGATGGAGTGATGGATGTTGAAACATATGCAATATTGAAGGCATTAAATGAAAAATATAATAGAAAATAG
- a CDS encoding SemiSWEET family transporter, which produces MNERNLKILGWIGTILSVIMYVSYVPQIIGNLNGNKTFFLQPLAATINCTIWTSYGLLKEKKDYPLAAANLPGIIFGLLATITAF; this is translated from the coding sequence ATGAATGAAAGAAATCTAAAAATTTTGGGATGGATTGGAACAATACTTTCAGTAATAATGTATGTATCATATGTTCCTCAAATAATAGGAAATTTGAACGGAAATAAAACATTTTTCTTACAGCCTTTAGCTGCAACAATTAACTGTACAATCTGGACAAGTTATGGACTTTTAAAAGAAAAAAAAGACTATCCTTTGGCCGCTGCAAATTTACCAGGAATAATTTTTGGTTTGCTTGCAACAATTACAGCTTTTTAA
- a CDS encoding toxin-antitoxin system YwqK family antitoxin has product MKKLIVILFSLIALSAAAAINPNTRPKSSGNYYSEQHRILDSRNYYTSENTTIANGIVVSLENNTPITGPLVEYNYNYGVQSIKNYRNGVLDGKVYYYNGDGGVSKVSEYKNGQKNGEEIDFSLSTGYSNSISNYKNGVLDGPRYEFDDKGSLTLAVEYNNGVKEGTELKFSQGIKIQEDIYKNGRKNGKSLSYYTDGNLKAEGVYVDNMRDKEWIWYYPASEGRNIKRLTETYDYGKLKQIKGQYPDGAKERKADLVNGNGDFEQYYNNGSIKLKGKIKNYTADGTWTAYDLRGVPVARNGFNLGISQY; this is encoded by the coding sequence ATGAAAAAACTTATTGTCATATTATTTTCACTTATCGCACTAAGTGCTGCAGCTGCCATAAATCCAAATACAAGACCAAAATCATCAGGAAATTATTATTCAGAACAGCATAGAATATTAGACAGCAGAAATTACTATACATCTGAAAACACTACTATTGCTAACGGAATTGTTGTTAGTCTGGAAAATAACACTCCTATTACAGGACCATTGGTTGAGTATAATTATAATTACGGAGTACAGTCCATAAAAAATTACAGAAACGGTGTACTTGACGGAAAAGTATACTATTATAATGGTGATGGAGGTGTATCAAAAGTTTCAGAATACAAAAATGGCCAAAAAAATGGTGAAGAAATTGATTTTAGTTTATCTACCGGATATTCAAATTCCATAAGTAATTATAAAAACGGTGTTTTAGATGGTCCAAGATATGAATTTGATGATAAAGGAAGTTTAACTTTAGCAGTTGAATACAATAATGGTGTTAAAGAAGGAACTGAACTGAAATTTTCTCAAGGAATAAAAATACAGGAAGACATTTATAAAAACGGAAGAAAAAATGGAAAGTCACTTTCATATTATACAGACGGAAATCTTAAAGCTGAAGGTGTATATGTAGATAACATGAGGGATAAGGAATGGATCTGGTATTATCCTGCTTCAGAAGGAAGAAATATAAAAAGACTTACTGAAACTTATGACTATGGTAAGTTAAAACAAATTAAGGGACAGTATCCTGATGGCGCCAAAGAAAGAAAAGCTGACCTGGTAAATGGAAACGGAGACTTTGAACAATATTACAATAATGGTTCCATAAAACTGAAAGGAAAAATAAAAAATTATACTGCTGACGGAACTTGGACAGCTTATGATTTAAGAGGCGTTCCAGTAGCAAGAAATGGATTTAATCTGGGAATATCACAATATTAA
- a CDS encoding lipopolysaccharide assembly protein LapB codes for MKIFNIFKPSEENNKDIADNKDVLENVVENSLPEIAEPEEVEKISYYDEFGKEHKVEKKKWVEKKLNPGIKENWNNVEALYPIVLDAFSKEAYSEVQEACFRIYSLDKNKERKTNILGTYYIKTDAYDQAIEMYKKYLSSEVASESIYVNYATALEGADRTWEAESIYLRALKLNPNSVEAFRNYFKLIRRKGTKEYIKQLEKFSSERGSWRARLTLATDYFKRGDKDNGNRYLRDALRESGYNAETMAVASGIYSMNHLFDELEQYVFPFYIPEKHGAYTTLNILEYYKIKKDYKKGLELCKFTSKYSWPEFFDKFIAYEDEFLRIRSEAEQNGKKEAGNSFFSTNYPLWYYNFNEPDWLLNNSERGKPNLLVLSFTALGEQSDFAENLAVSLPLQLNETLHYKSNLNYQVAIYHNKDKIFVSRKKYSVDYMNLIKKQNPKLDYVLSGNIMKVPNSYEKYDIEIYLYDYANEAKVKLVSKIYEQDELYRVQNEIIDKFNEFFKCINKNHIKYEHDFDNLVLFSQKVKFLMTEKKDREFQAWRYKKLFIDQIKVVLNDQKNDLKKINLIVLLYELKKYNSQLLKGQKPLIYDMIYKEIFKTPTLKLLTPIIYNVYNDEENYNNYMEELQQNSPIYIKWINKFLDYVN; via the coding sequence ATGAAAATTTTCAATATATTTAAGCCATCGGAAGAGAATAATAAAGATATAGCCGATAATAAAGATGTTTTAGAAAATGTAGTAGAAAATTCTCTTCCTGAAATAGCAGAGCCAGAAGAAGTGGAAAAAATATCCTACTATGATGAATTTGGTAAAGAACATAAAGTAGAAAAAAAGAAGTGGGTAGAAAAAAAGTTAAATCCTGGAATAAAAGAAAACTGGAATAATGTAGAAGCTTTATATCCCATTGTACTGGATGCTTTTTCAAAGGAGGCTTATTCTGAAGTACAGGAAGCATGTTTCAGAATATATTCTTTAGATAAGAACAAGGAAAGAAAAACTAATATTTTAGGAACATATTATATAAAAACAGATGCATATGATCAGGCTATTGAAATGTATAAAAAATACCTCTCTTCAGAAGTGGCATCTGAGTCCATATATGTAAACTATGCCACTGCGCTTGAAGGTGCAGACAGGACATGGGAAGCTGAATCAATATATCTCAGAGCTCTAAAGCTAAACCCAAATTCTGTTGAAGCCTTCAGAAATTATTTTAAACTTATTAGAAGAAAAGGAACAAAGGAATACATAAAACAGCTTGAGAAATTTTCTTCTGAAAGAGGTTCTTGGAGGGCAAGGCTTACTCTGGCAACTGATTATTTCAAAAGAGGAGATAAGGATAACGGTAACAGATATTTAAGGGATGCATTACGTGAATCCGGCTACAACGCAGAAACTATGGCTGTCGCTTCAGGAATTTACAGTATGAATCATCTGTTTGATGAACTTGAGCAATATGTATTTCCATTTTATATTCCTGAAAAGCATGGAGCATACACAACCTTAAATATTCTGGAATACTATAAAATAAAGAAAGACTATAAAAAGGGACTTGAATTATGTAAATTTACTTCAAAGTATTCATGGCCTGAATTTTTTGATAAATTTATAGCATATGAAGATGAATTCTTAAGAATACGTTCAGAGGCTGAACAGAATGGCAAAAAAGAAGCAGGAAACAGTTTCTTTTCTACGAATTATCCGTTATGGTACTATAATTTTAATGAACCTGACTGGCTTCTGAATAACAGTGAAAGAGGGAAACCAAATCTGCTTGTATTGTCTTTTACGGCATTGGGAGAGCAGTCAGATTTTGCAGAAAATCTTGCTGTTTCGTTACCTCTTCAGTTAAATGAGACATTACATTACAAAAGTAATTTAAACTATCAGGTTGCTATTTATCATAATAAGGATAAAATTTTCGTATCTAGAAAAAAATATAGTGTAGATTACATGAATCTGATAAAAAAGCAGAATCCAAAATTAGATTATGTATTATCAGGAAACATTATGAAAGTGCCTAACAGCTATGAAAAATATGATATTGAAATTTATCTTTATGATTATGCAAATGAAGCAAAAGTAAAATTAGTCAGCAAAATTTATGAACAGGATGAATTATACAGAGTACAGAATGAAATAATTGACAAGTTTAATGAATTTTTTAAATGCATAAATAAAAATCATATAAAATATGAACATGATTTTGATAATCTGGTTCTGTTTAGCCAGAAAGTAAAATTTCTTATGACAGAAAAAAAAGATAGGGAATTTCAGGCATGGAGATACAAAAAACTATTTATTGACCAGATAAAGGTTGTATTGAATGATCAGAAAAATGATCTGAAGAAAATAAATCTGATAGTTCTTCTTTATGAACTGAAAAAATATAACAGTCAGTTGTTGAAAGGGCAAAAGCCTTTAATTTACGACATGATATACAAGGAAATTTTTAAAACACCTACATTAAAATTGTTGACACCTATTATATATAATGTATATAATGATGAGGAAAATTATAATAATTATATGGAAGAACTTCAGCAGAACAGTCCTATTTACATAAAATGGATAAATAAATTTTTAGATTATGTTAACTAG
- a CDS encoding Gfo/Idh/MocA family protein codes for MRFGIIGTNWITDKLLDAGSQLENFELTAVYSRTEEKAREFAAKYNVKNIFTDLKEMAESDLIDGVYIASPNSFHCEQSVLFLKNGKAVLCEKPSVSNSYELEKVINTARENNTLYMEALKIPFIPTYNVLKENLHKVGKIRKVVANYCQHSSRYEDYKKGDVRNAFKKEFSNGALMDIGVYPLFFVISLFGIPEKITAEGLILEDGKGIDGQGTVNMVYNEMDITVLFSKITNSYLPTEIMGEEGSLLIEHVSEMDKLYFIKRGSNEKTDLTLPRKENSMYYELKHFVDLYNENKKESPVNTFSLSLEVMKILDTIRGKIGIIFPADNKK; via the coding sequence ATGAGATTTGGTATAATTGGAACTAACTGGATTACTGACAAACTGCTTGATGCCGGCAGTCAGCTGGAAAACTTCGAACTGACGGCGGTTTACTCAAGGACTGAAGAAAAAGCCAGAGAATTTGCTGCTAAGTATAATGTTAAAAATATTTTTACTGATTTAAAGGAAATGGCTGAAAGTGATTTGATTGACGGAGTTTACATTGCCTCCCCGAACTCTTTCCATTGCGAACAGAGTGTACTCTTTCTGAAAAATGGAAAAGCTGTATTATGTGAAAAGCCTTCAGTTTCAAATTCTTACGAGCTGGAAAAAGTTATAAATACAGCAAGGGAAAATAACACTTTATATATGGAAGCTCTAAAAATTCCATTTATTCCTACGTATAATGTCTTAAAGGAAAATCTTCATAAAGTTGGAAAGATAAGAAAAGTTGTGGCAAACTACTGCCAGCATTCTTCGAGATATGAAGACTATAAAAAAGGTGATGTCAGAAATGCCTTTAAAAAGGAATTTTCAAATGGAGCATTAATGGATATAGGAGTCTATCCTCTGTTTTTTGTAATCTCATTATTTGGAATTCCTGAAAAAATAACTGCAGAAGGATTGATTCTTGAAGATGGAAAAGGAATCGATGGACAGGGAACAGTTAACATGGTGTACAATGAAATGGACATTACAGTTCTTTTTTCAAAAATTACCAATTCATATCTGCCAACTGAAATTATGGGAGAAGAAGGTTCTCTTCTCATAGAGCATGTTTCAGAAATGGATAAACTCTACTTTATAAAAAGGGGAAGCAATGAAAAGACTGATCTGACATTGCCAAGAAAAGAAAATTCAATGTATTATGAACTGAAACATTTTGTTGATTTATACAATGAAAATAAGAAGGAATCGCCTGTAAATACTTTTTCATTATCTCTTGAAGTAATGAAAATACTGGATACAATAAGAGGAAAAATCGGGATTATATTTCCTGCAGACAATAAAAAATAA
- a CDS encoding pyridoxal phosphate-dependent aminotransferase: protein MKFSNRILGMQYSPIRKLVPLIDKAKKDGVTVYELHIGQPDVKTPDTFFEGLNNFKEKIVKYANSAGILELRESFSKSYEKSGIDITPDEMLITHGGSEAIQIALQTICNPGDEVLIPEPYYTNYESFLKTAEAVLVPIETVIENHYHLPAKEEIEKLITPRTRAIMFSNPSNPTGIVFTAEEVEIIKEIAIKYDLYIISDEVYRQFIYDEEIEYQSFMTIPEISDRTILIDSISKHYSACGARIGVLASKNKEFIAQALKLCQARLSVSTIEQIASSNLINTLDTYIDNVRLEYKVRRDLMYNHLKEIPGIVSFKPSSAFYIVAELPVDNIENFIKWLLTEFRYKNQTLSFATGPGFYSQEGKGTKEARFSFCTHNLTEIENGMKVLKKALQAYNER from the coding sequence ATGAAATTTTCAAATAGAATTTTAGGAATGCAGTATTCGCCAATAAGAAAACTGGTTCCGCTAATTGATAAAGCAAAAAAAGATGGGGTAACAGTGTATGAACTTCATATTGGACAGCCGGATGTAAAAACACCGGATACATTTTTTGAAGGATTGAATAATTTTAAGGAAAAAATTGTAAAATATGCCAATTCTGCGGGGATACTGGAATTAAGGGAGTCCTTTTCAAAATCATATGAAAAAAGCGGTATTGATATAACTCCTGATGAGATGCTCATTACTCATGGGGGAAGTGAGGCTATACAGATAGCATTACAGACTATATGTAATCCGGGAGATGAAGTATTAATTCCTGAACCATATTACACAAACTACGAGAGTTTTTTAAAAACTGCAGAAGCAGTTTTAGTACCAATTGAAACTGTAATTGAAAACCATTATCACTTACCTGCAAAGGAAGAAATTGAAAAACTTATAACACCACGTACCAGGGCAATAATGTTTTCAAACCCAAGTAATCCTACAGGAATAGTTTTTACTGCTGAAGAAGTTGAAATTATTAAGGAAATTGCAATAAAATATGACCTTTATATTATTTCAGACGAAGTATACAGACAGTTTATATATGATGAAGAAATTGAATACCAGTCGTTTATGACAATACCTGAAATAAGTGACAGGACTATATTGATAGACAGTATTTCCAAACACTACAGTGCATGCGGTGCAAGAATAGGTGTTCTGGCTTCAAAAAATAAAGAATTTATTGCTCAGGCACTGAAACTTTGTCAGGCAAGGCTGTCAGTTTCGACTATAGAACAGATTGCAAGTTCAAACCTGATTAACACACTGGATACGTATATAGATAATGTCAGACTTGAATACAAAGTAAGAAGAGATCTTATGTACAATCACCTGAAGGAAATACCTGGAATTGTTTCATTTAAACCAAGCAGTGCCTTTTATATTGTTGCGGAACTTCCTGTTGATAATATAGAAAACTTTATTAAATGGCTACTGACGGAATTCAGATATAAAAATCAGACATTGTCTTTTGCAACGGGGCCGGGATTCTATTCACAGGAAGGAAAAGGTACAAAAGAAGCCAGATTCTCCTTCTGTACGCACAACCTGACTGAAATAGAAAATGGAATGAAAGTTCTGAAAAAAGCATTACAGGCATATAATGAGAGATAA
- a CDS encoding epoxyqueuosine reductase QueH encodes MHSCCAPCSTYTLEFLSEYADVTVLFANSNIHPKAEYEKRALVQKEFIDNFNEKTGNKVGFIEDEYNPASFFQKVKGLEEEKEGGARCTSCFQMRLDIVAKKAQDLGYDYFGSALTLSPKKNSQLINTLGLEIQEIFDVKYLPSDFKKNNGYSRSIEMCKEYDVYRQCYCGCIFAAMDQGIDLNEYK; translated from the coding sequence ATTCACAGCTGTTGTGCACCATGCAGTACATATACTCTTGAATTTCTTTCAGAATATGCTGATGTTACTGTACTTTTTGCCAATTCCAATATTCATCCTAAAGCTGAATATGAGAAAAGAGCACTTGTGCAGAAAGAATTTATTGATAACTTTAATGAAAAAACGGGAAATAAAGTAGGATTTATTGAAGATGAATATAATCCTGCAAGTTTTTTTCAAAAAGTGAAGGGACTGGAAGAAGAAAAGGAAGGCGGTGCCAGATGTACTTCGTGTTTTCAGATGAGGCTTGATATTGTTGCAAAGAAAGCTCAGGATTTAGGTTATGATTATTTTGGGAGTGCACTGACGCTTAGTCCTAAGAAAAACAGCCAGCTGATTAATACACTCGGACTTGAAATACAGGAAATATTTGATGTGAAATATCTTCCTTCAGATTTTAAAAAGAATAATGGCTATAGCCGTTCGATTGAAATGTGCAAGGAATACGATGTTTACAGACAGTGCTACTGCGGATGCATTTTTGCGGCAATGGATCAGGGGATAGATTTGAATGAATATAAATAG